A single window of Gammaproteobacteria bacterium DNA harbors:
- the tyrS gene encoding tyrosine--tRNA ligase, with product MSELQRQLTEIKRGVEELLLEDELVEKLKQGKSLRIKAGFDPTAPDLHLGHTVLLNKLRCFQNLGHEVMFLIGDFTAMIGDPTGKSATRPPLTRDDVIENAKTYEQQIFKVLDPEKTLVMFNSSWMNEMSSADLIQLAGKHTVARMLERDDFSKRYNSGQSISIHEFLYPLIQGYDSVAMKADVELGGTDQKFNLLVGRQLQTSFGQKPQVVMTMPILEGLDGVQKMSKSLNNYIGINDAPDDQFGKLMSISDELMWRYFELLSFRPMSEIEAWREEVRQGKNPRDVKFELGRELVARFHGKEEGDKAVEAFIQRFQKGAMPDAIEEKSVTAVDGVIGIASLLKAVGLTPSTSDAMRMVKQGAVKIDGERVEDVRLKMSLGSEHVYQVGKRRFAKVKVV from the coding sequence ATGTCTGAGTTGCAAAGGCAGCTAACAGAAATAAAGCGCGGTGTCGAAGAGTTGCTGCTGGAGGATGAGCTTGTTGAGAAGCTCAAGCAGGGTAAGTCGTTGCGGATAAAGGCAGGCTTCGACCCAACGGCGCCCGATCTTCATCTTGGGCACACCGTATTGCTTAACAAGCTGCGTTGTTTCCAGAATCTCGGTCATGAGGTGATGTTCCTTATCGGCGACTTCACCGCGATGATTGGTGACCCAACGGGTAAGAGTGCCACACGTCCACCGTTGACACGTGATGATGTGATTGAAAATGCAAAGACCTACGAGCAGCAAATTTTCAAGGTGCTTGATCCGGAAAAAACATTAGTGATGTTTAACTCCAGCTGGATGAATGAAATGTCATCCGCCGATTTGATTCAGTTGGCAGGTAAGCACACGGTTGCACGCATGTTGGAGCGGGATGATTTCAGCAAGCGTTATAACTCGGGGCAATCAATCTCAATCCATGAATTCCTCTACCCATTAATACAAGGCTATGACTCAGTAGCCATGAAGGCAGATGTGGAGTTGGGTGGTACCGATCAGAAGTTCAATCTATTGGTGGGCCGTCAGCTGCAAACATCATTTGGGCAAAAACCGCAGGTAGTGATGACAATGCCGATTCTTGAGGGGCTGGATGGCGTACAAAAAATGTCCAAATCACTCAATAACTATATTGGCATAAATGATGCTCCTGATGATCAGTTTGGTAAGTTGATGTCCATATCGGATGAGCTTATGTGGCGATATTTTGAATTACTGAGTTTTCGCCCGATGTCAGAGATCGAAGCGTGGAGAGAAGAGGTGAGGCAGGGCAAAAACCCACGAGATGTTAAGTTTGAGTTGGGTCGCGAGCTGGTTGCCAGATTCCATGGGAAAGAGGAGGGCGACAAGGCTGTAGAGGCTTTTATTCAGCGCTTTCAAAAAGGAGCGATGCCGGATGCGATTGAGGAGAAGAGTGTAACCGCAGTGGATGGCGTGATAGGTATCGCCTCGCTATTGAAAGCCGTGGGCTTAACCCCAAGTACCTCGGATGCAATGCGTATGGTTAAGCAGGGTGCTGTCAAAATAGATGGTGAGCGTGTGGAGGATGTGCGTTTAAAAATGAGTTTGGGCAGTGAACATGTCTATCAGGTTGGAAAGCGTCGCTTTGCCAAAGTTAAGGTTGTATAG
- a CDS encoding peptidoglycan DD-metalloendopeptidase family protein, which yields MITLLPTNDAEATRAASSDHLPLKNLQLSIPPQIESVATTPTKESAPPTFQENNVTVKKGDTLAAIFKREGFSPRELHDIMQLGPVTAALKDIRPGHSLAFRADNTKQLAGLSYKTDATHTLIIERDSKGFSAREEIRSPELRITHASATISSSLYRSGQQAGLTDNLIMELAGIFGWDIDFALDIRQGDRFTVLYEEKYLDGERIGYGDIVAAQFTNRGKTFEAVRFTNAKGVNQYFTPEGRSMRKAFLRSPVDFRRISSRFTRERHHPVLGKKRPHRGVDYAAATGTPIKAAGDGKIIFRGTKGGYGTTVVIQHGTQYTTLYAHLSNFKRGQKKGSYVKQGDIIGFVGSSGLATGPHLHYEFRVNGTHRNPLTVKFPDAQPIKTAYKKEFLAQTQPILAQLNVLSRGIALAKNSL from the coding sequence GTGATTACCCTGCTACCAACAAACGATGCGGAGGCTACCCGTGCTGCAAGTAGCGATCACTTACCGCTAAAAAATCTCCAATTAAGTATCCCGCCGCAAATTGAGTCCGTTGCAACCACGCCTACTAAGGAGAGTGCGCCGCCTACCTTTCAAGAGAACAATGTGACGGTCAAAAAAGGGGATACACTTGCGGCCATCTTCAAGCGCGAAGGGTTTAGCCCTCGCGAACTGCACGATATAATGCAACTTGGGCCTGTAACGGCCGCACTCAAAGATATACGCCCTGGGCACTCTCTAGCGTTCCGCGCCGATAATACGAAACAATTAGCGGGACTGAGCTATAAAACGGATGCCACCCACACATTAATTATTGAGCGTGATAGCAAAGGCTTTAGCGCCCGAGAAGAGATACGCTCACCCGAGCTGCGTATTACACATGCCAGCGCCACCATTAGCAGCTCGCTCTACCGGTCTGGGCAACAGGCGGGACTTACTGATAACCTCATCATGGAGCTGGCGGGAATTTTTGGCTGGGACATTGATTTCGCATTGGATATACGCCAAGGGGATCGCTTTACCGTCCTTTATGAGGAGAAATACCTTGATGGTGAGAGGATAGGCTACGGCGATATCGTAGCCGCACAATTTACCAACAGAGGGAAAACCTTTGAAGCTGTCCGCTTCACCAATGCAAAAGGGGTCAACCAATATTTCACCCCCGAAGGACGCAGTATGCGGAAGGCATTCCTTCGCTCACCCGTCGACTTCCGGCGCATATCATCACGTTTCACCCGTGAACGACACCACCCCGTCCTCGGCAAGAAACGCCCTCACCGTGGCGTTGACTATGCAGCCGCTACGGGGACCCCCATAAAAGCAGCGGGTGATGGTAAAATCATATTCCGAGGAACAAAAGGGGGTTATGGCACGACCGTAGTGATCCAGCACGGGACACAATATACGACGCTCTACGCTCATCTTTCCAATTTCAAACGCGGACAAAAAAAGGGTAGTTACGTTAAACAAGGCGATATTATTGGTTTTGTCGGCAGCTCCGGGCTTGCCACAGGGCCACACCTTCACTATGAGTTCCGTGTCAATGGCACACACCGCAACCCACTGACCGTTAAGTTCCCAGATGCACAACCCATCAAGACCGCCTACAAAAAAGAGTTTTTGGCACAAACCCAACCTATTTTGGCCCAGCTAAATGTTTTAAGCCGTGGCATTGCACTGGCCAAAAACAGCCTCTAA
- a CDS encoding anhydro-N-acetylmuramic acid kinase, whose translation MRDKATRREIYIGLMSGTSLDAVDSVAIEFCNDQLSLLGTLSTEMPAQLRKKIIALCAPGNNELERSGALDYQLGELFSDTVLQLLHKQQLSPNQITAIGSHGQTIRHRPDAKPPFTIQIGSAAVIAQRTGITTVADFRSRDIAAGGEGAPLVPAFHALLFDSEQEQRCILNIGGIANLTFLSGKAGSVVSGFDCGPGNLLMNAWCERHIQQRYDIDGQWARTGRVVQPLLESLLQEEYIQRPPPKSTGRELFNIEWLDQHLKAFPSTSPQDVQATLCELTASCIAMAVNRHPTAISAVYVCGGGAHNKQLMRRLKQLLEAPFLHSSKKIGLDPDWVEACAFAWLARQTLNSATGNLPEVTGAEQPVILGAIHPV comes from the coding sequence ATGAGAGACAAAGCAACTCGCCGTGAGATCTATATCGGCCTGATGTCGGGCACCAGTTTAGATGCCGTAGATAGTGTCGCTATCGAGTTCTGCAACGACCAACTCTCTCTCTTAGGTACTCTCAGCACTGAAATGCCAGCGCAACTGCGCAAAAAAATTATTGCATTATGCGCACCAGGCAATAATGAGCTGGAGCGATCAGGAGCGCTCGATTACCAGCTGGGAGAGCTCTTTTCAGATACAGTACTTCAGCTCCTCCACAAACAACAGCTCTCTCCAAACCAGATCACCGCCATTGGCAGCCATGGGCAGACTATACGCCACCGCCCGGACGCAAAACCGCCCTTCACAATTCAAATAGGCTCGGCTGCCGTGATTGCTCAGCGCACCGGAATCACCACCGTCGCAGACTTCCGCAGCCGTGACATTGCAGCGGGAGGAGAGGGCGCACCGCTAGTCCCAGCCTTTCATGCACTGTTATTTGACTCAGAACAAGAGCAGCGCTGCATTCTTAATATCGGTGGCATTGCCAATCTTACTTTTTTATCCGGCAAAGCAGGAAGCGTGGTGAGTGGTTTTGATTGCGGGCCCGGTAACTTATTGATGAATGCTTGGTGCGAACGCCATATACAGCAGCGTTACGACATTGATGGCCAATGGGCCAGAACCGGCCGTGTAGTGCAGCCACTTCTGGAGAGCCTACTCCAAGAAGAATACATCCAGCGCCCTCCACCAAAAAGTACTGGCCGTGAACTCTTTAACATTGAATGGCTTGACCAGCATTTAAAGGCATTTCCATCAACCTCTCCCCAGGATGTGCAGGCGACACTGTGTGAGTTGACCGCCTCCTGCATTGCCATGGCGGTCAATAGACACCCCACTGCCATTTCAGCCGTATATGTCTGTGGTGGTGGGGCGCATAACAAACAACTCATGCGCCGATTAAAGCAGCTACTAGAAGCTCCGTTCCTTCACTCCAGCAAAAAAATAGGCCTCGACCCTGATTGGGTAGAGGCCTGCGCTTTTGCCTGGCTGGCACGGCAAACATTAAATAGTGCCACGGGTAACTTACCGGAGGTGACGGGGGCGGAGCAGCCGGTCATTCTCGGCGCTATTCACCCTGTCTAA
- a CDS encoding citrate synthase, translated as MSEYLPGLAGVPATKSNISDIDGEKGILSYRGYSIEQLSKHSSFEETTLLLLDGRLPSADELALFDEQLKANRRVKYNIRSMMESLPASGHPMEMLQTAVASLGMFYPANDCLTSPEMCNDLDYVHNMTVKILARMPVIVTMWEHIRSGYDPEEPRYDLSFAENFLFMLNREEPDPMLAKIFDTCLILHAEHTINASTFASLVTSSTLASPTSVIAAAIGTLSGPLHGGANEKVLDMLGEIGSPSNVVAWLDKKLANKEKIWGLGHREYQVKDPRATILQKLTLELMESKGSALDPMFETAMALEEAAEERLAEKGVYPNVDFYSGILYREMGIPVDQFTTIFAISRAAGWLAHWREQLLDNRIFRPTQVYIGEPQREYVPLDKR; from the coding sequence ATGAGTGAATATTTGCCAGGCTTGGCGGGTGTGCCAGCGACCAAATCAAACATTTCGGATATTGACGGTGAAAAAGGAATCCTTTCATACCGTGGTTACTCGATTGAGCAGCTGAGTAAGCACAGTAGCTTTGAAGAGACGACACTACTGTTGTTGGATGGGCGGCTGCCATCGGCTGACGAGCTTGCGCTCTTTGATGAACAACTGAAGGCAAACCGCCGGGTTAAATATAATATTCGTTCGATGATGGAGTCGTTACCTGCCAGTGGCCACCCCATGGAGATGCTACAAACGGCGGTGGCGAGTCTGGGAATGTTTTATCCCGCGAACGACTGTTTGACCAGCCCGGAAATGTGTAACGATCTCGATTATGTGCATAACATGACGGTGAAAATCCTGGCACGTATGCCGGTTATTGTCACCATGTGGGAGCATATCCGCAGTGGTTATGACCCTGAAGAGCCGCGCTATGATTTATCGTTTGCAGAAAACTTCCTCTTTATGCTCAATCGTGAAGAGCCCGACCCGATGCTGGCTAAAATCTTCGATACCTGCTTGATTCTCCATGCGGAGCATACGATCAATGCCTCCACCTTTGCTTCACTGGTTACCAGCTCCACGCTGGCTTCACCCACCAGTGTTATTGCGGCGGCAATTGGTACCCTCTCAGGGCCACTGCATGGTGGGGCGAATGAAAAAGTGCTGGATATGCTGGGTGAAATCGGCTCCCCATCCAATGTGGTCGCCTGGCTGGATAAGAAACTGGCCAATAAAGAGAAGATCTGGGGCTTAGGGCACCGCGAGTACCAGGTAAAAGACCCTCGCGCCACCATTCTGCAAAAGCTGACGCTGGAGCTGATGGAGAGCAAAGGGAGTGCGCTTGACCCGATGTTTGAGACCGCCATGGCGCTGGAAGAAGCCGCAGAAGAGCGGTTGGCAGAGAAGGGTGTCTACCCGAATGTTGATTTTTACTCGGGGATTTTGTATCGCGAAATGGGCATCCCGGTTGATCAGTTCACCACGATCTTTGCCATATCCCGTGCGGCGGGTTGGTTAGCACACTGGCGTGAGCAGTTATTGGATAATCGTATTTTCCGGCCGACTCAAGTCTATATAGGTGAGCCACAACGAGAGTATGTGCCATTAGATAAACGATAG
- the erpA gene encoding iron-sulfur cluster insertion protein ErpA: MLTELAIEEENPIIFTDSAASKVKALIVEEANDALMLRVFISGGGCSGFQYGFTFDEAVNDGDTCVENDGVKLLIDPMSYQYLVGAEIDYTEGLEGSQFVIRNPNASTTCGCGSSFSV; encoded by the coding sequence GTGTTGACTGAATTAGCGATTGAAGAAGAGAACCCTATTATTTTTACCGATTCAGCGGCCAGCAAGGTTAAAGCACTCATTGTCGAAGAGGCAAATGATGCCTTAATGCTGCGAGTCTTTATATCAGGCGGCGGTTGTTCCGGGTTTCAATACGGTTTTACATTTGATGAAGCCGTTAATGATGGTGACACATGTGTCGAGAATGATGGGGTTAAACTCTTAATTGACCCGATGAGTTACCAGTATCTTGTCGGTGCTGAGATTGACTATACTGAAGGGCTGGAAGGGTCTCAGTTTGTCATTCGCAATCCGAATGCATCAACAACGTGTGGTTGCGGTTCGTCATTTTCAGTTTGA
- a CDS encoding polymer-forming cytoskeletal protein, whose translation MWDKKKKSNANGKIDSLIGPNTVIHGDLLFNGGLHVDGKIIGNIVSDGEGTSTLIVSKQGYIEGNVQVDHVVLNGKVKGDVYSSESVELASEARVEGDVYYDLLEMAMGAEVNGSLVHQSKEQQQKDAVGVKEQQDVVESAVMGYLDEKAPH comes from the coding sequence ATGTGGGATAAGAAAAAAAAGAGTAATGCCAATGGTAAAATTGACTCATTGATCGGCCCAAATACCGTCATCCATGGCGACTTACTCTTTAACGGTGGTCTGCATGTTGATGGAAAAATTATTGGCAATATTGTCTCTGATGGCGAAGGCACGTCGACTCTGATTGTTAGCAAGCAGGGTTATATCGAAGGCAATGTTCAGGTTGATCATGTGGTTCTGAATGGCAAGGTAAAAGGAGATGTTTACTCTTCTGAAAGTGTTGAATTGGCTTCTGAAGCGCGAGTGGAGGGCGATGTCTATTATGATCTTCTCGAAATGGCAATGGGAGCTGAAGTGAACGGTAGTCTGGTTCATCAGTCCAAGGAGCAGCAGCAGAAAGATGCGGTTGGCGTAAAAGAGCAGCAAGACGTGGTAGAATCTGCCGTAATGGGCTATCTTGACGAGAAGGCCCCACATTAA
- the argC gene encoding N-acetyl-gamma-glutamyl-phosphate reductase, translating to MVKVGVVGGTGYTGVELLRLLVKHPGVILAAVTSRADAGVLVSEMFPNLRGHVDFPFKAPDLALLASCDVVFFATPNGVAMKMVPALLAAGVKVIDLAADFRIKDVSLWSEWYGMPHACPELIDEAVYGLPEINREAIQNARLIANPGCYPTATTLGFLPLIEAGLADVNHLIADVKSGVSGAGRKAHVAHLLCEVSESMKAYAVPGHRHQPEICQTLSSQAGRPVGLTFVPHLTPMVRGIHATLYATVIDRDVDLQALYEQRYADDCFVDVLPAGAHPETRSVKGSNLCRIAIHRPQNSDVVVVLSVIDNLVKGAAGQAIHNMNIMLGLDETAGIDHVALLP from the coding sequence ATGGTTAAGGTAGGCGTGGTAGGGGGTACCGGTTATACCGGGGTTGAGTTGCTGCGTTTGCTGGTAAAGCACCCTGGAGTGATCCTGGCTGCGGTGACTTCGCGTGCTGATGCCGGTGTGCTGGTTTCTGAGATGTTTCCTAACCTTCGGGGTCATGTAGACTTCCCTTTCAAAGCGCCTGACCTGGCACTTTTAGCATCGTGCGATGTGGTGTTTTTTGCTACACCCAATGGCGTGGCGATGAAGATGGTGCCCGCTCTGTTGGCGGCTGGCGTGAAGGTTATTGACTTGGCAGCTGACTTCCGAATTAAAGATGTGTCACTCTGGAGTGAGTGGTACGGCATGCCACATGCCTGCCCCGAGTTGATCGATGAGGCGGTGTATGGTCTGCCAGAAATCAACCGTGAAGCGATTCAAAATGCCCGCTTGATTGCCAATCCGGGTTGCTACCCCACAGCCACCACGCTGGGGTTTTTACCGCTGATTGAAGCGGGCCTGGCTGATGTGAACCACTTGATTGCAGATGTGAAGTCTGGGGTGAGTGGTGCAGGGAGAAAAGCGCACGTCGCACACCTTCTATGTGAAGTGAGTGAGTCGATGAAAGCGTATGCTGTGCCGGGGCATCGGCATCAGCCTGAAATTTGTCAGACATTAAGCAGTCAGGCTGGCAGGCCGGTAGGGTTGACGTTTGTTCCCCACCTGACACCCATGGTGCGTGGTATTCATGCAACACTGTATGCGACTGTTATTGATCGGGATGTTGATCTACAGGCACTCTATGAACAGCGTTATGCAGATGACTGTTTTGTGGATGTTTTACCCGCAGGAGCGCACCCCGAAACGCGCAGTGTCAAGGGGTCTAATTTATGCCGCATCGCGATACACCGGCCACAAAACAGTGATGTTGTGGTGGTTCTTTCGGTTATCGATAACTTAGTCAAAGGGGCAGCAGGCCAAGCGATACACAATATGAATATTATGCTGGGGCTGGATGAGACGGCAGGAATTGATCATGTTGCACTGCTGCCCTAG
- a CDS encoding c-type cytochrome yields MPDYERGRAIYNYRCYFCHGYSGDAVTQAATYLDPKPRNFRTTDPLKLTKEKMLEVVTLGKPGTAMKSFDAWLTSDEIELVVEFARQEFMLNKRDNTRYHTAKNGWPDHERYAIAFPFATGEIPTDSLEEALTEQQIAGLKLFMESCVACHDRGKVRNEGDAWVPKAVSYPRNGYSHRSVRPDAVSEASVFGKHDIKPIIDDLTEQEQQGEALFQDGCAFCHGMAGTGKNWIGSFLEPLPRDLTDPEQMAGMTASRLTKAIEDGVVDTKMPAWKSVLTAEQIAALVAYINRAFYPLEKES; encoded by the coding sequence GTGCCCGACTATGAACGGGGCCGAGCAATCTATAACTACCGTTGCTATTTTTGTCACGGTTATTCAGGTGATGCGGTGACTCAGGCGGCAACCTATCTGGATCCAAAGCCAAGAAACTTTCGCACGACTGACCCCTTAAAGTTAACCAAAGAAAAAATGCTGGAAGTGGTGACGCTGGGTAAGCCCGGCACGGCTATGAAGAGCTTTGATGCGTGGTTAACATCGGATGAAATTGAGTTGGTGGTCGAGTTTGCTCGGCAAGAGTTTATGCTTAATAAGCGTGATAACACACGCTATCATACCGCTAAAAATGGCTGGCCCGATCATGAGCGTTATGCCATTGCGTTCCCATTCGCAACCGGTGAAATCCCAACAGATTCACTGGAAGAGGCGCTCACAGAGCAACAGATCGCTGGGCTTAAACTCTTTATGGAGAGTTGCGTGGCGTGCCATGATCGGGGTAAGGTCAGAAATGAGGGTGATGCATGGGTTCCCAAGGCTGTCTCATACCCTCGTAACGGATACTCACACCGCTCGGTAAGGCCGGATGCGGTTTCTGAAGCCTCTGTTTTTGGCAAGCATGACATCAAACCCATTATTGATGACCTGACCGAGCAGGAGCAGCAAGGAGAGGCGCTGTTTCAGGATGGCTGCGCTTTTTGTCATGGCATGGCGGGCACCGGTAAAAATTGGATTGGTAGTTTCCTGGAGCCACTGCCTCGCGATTTGACTGACCCGGAGCAGATGGCCGGTATGACCGCTAGTCGGCTGACCAAGGCGATCGAGGATGGTGTGGTTGATACCAAAATGCCGGCGTGGAAATCAGTGCTAACGGCAGAGCAGATTGCCGCACTGGTCGCTTACATTAACCGGGCGTTTTATCCGTTGGAAAAAGAGTCATAA
- a CDS encoding c-type cytochrome → MNKTFFTALFRGLFALALCFSSAVAASTGESIYQEHCVSCHGIDGGGRGSTLNPPPRDFTSMQSAFELDPIRIYISTTKGRPNSAMAAWDSRLSRDEIRQVSDYIYDTFIAEVKAALPEELRLNLEAGEKTYMDNCSVCHGDFGETGVWTRSNMATAPRNFTTDRTKGELSRKRMIESITYGRAGKAMMPYGSRLNQQEISSMVDYIRLALMGLPVEAVLAEKSILEGSRRDSPSTGLAFDDPKRFMSIPFPNGLYGDPNEGREIFVRNCFVCHGVKGDGQGPRAFFINPKPRNFISSDSRRALNRPKIYEAVYKGLSGSVMPAWSKVLSDQEVANVAEFVFRAFIRSDMPGVSEEDLDKVKQKKNE, encoded by the coding sequence ATGAATAAAACTTTTTTTACGGCTCTTTTTAGAGGGCTATTTGCTCTGGCGCTGTGCTTTTCAAGTGCTGTTGCCGCTTCAACTGGCGAGAGTATTTACCAAGAACATTGTGTCTCGTGTCATGGTATTGATGGTGGTGGCAGAGGCAGCACATTAAACCCTCCTCCCCGTGATTTCACTTCAATGCAGAGCGCATTTGAATTGGACCCGATACGTATCTATATCTCCACCACAAAAGGGCGTCCGAATAGCGCTATGGCTGCTTGGGATTCGCGTTTGAGTCGTGATGAAATAAGGCAGGTATCGGATTACATATACGATACCTTTATCGCCGAAGTAAAAGCGGCTCTTCCCGAAGAGCTACGGCTTAACCTGGAGGCAGGCGAGAAAACCTACATGGACAACTGCTCTGTTTGCCATGGGGATTTTGGCGAGACAGGCGTCTGGACGCGCTCCAATATGGCGACGGCGCCGCGTAATTTTACTACTGATCGCACCAAGGGTGAGCTGAGTCGCAAGCGTATGATTGAGTCAATCACCTATGGCCGGGCAGGCAAGGCGATGATGCCCTATGGCTCGCGGTTGAACCAGCAAGAGATCTCCTCAATGGTTGACTATATCCGCCTTGCCTTAATGGGCTTGCCGGTAGAGGCCGTTCTGGCTGAGAAATCGATTCTGGAGGGGTCTCGGCGAGACAGCCCCTCAACGGGGCTGGCATTTGACGATCCCAAGCGGTTTATGTCAATCCCCTTTCCAAATGGACTCTATGGTGATCCTAATGAAGGGCGGGAGATCTTTGTTCGCAACTGTTTTGTCTGTCATGGCGTGAAGGGTGACGGACAAGGCCCCCGTGCTTTCTTTATTAACCCGAAACCGCGTAATTTTATTAGCTCGGATTCTCGTCGTGCACTGAATCGCCCCAAAATATATGAGGCTGTCTATAAGGGCTTGTCAGGGAGTGTGATGCCGGCCTGGAGTAAAGTGCTGAGCGATCAAGAGGTGGCTAATGTTGCCGAGTTTGTCTTCCGTGCCTTTATTCGTAGTGATATGCCGGGAGTGAGCGAAGAGGATCTGGATAAAGTTAAGCAAAAAAAAAACGAGTAG